TACCATGTCTTTGGCAGGCCCGGCAGCGGCGCAAGAATGCGCGCGCGGCGATCTGGACGAGCGTTACTGCGACATCAATGGTGATCTGATCGCGGATACACCAACCGACCCCGCCGAGCTGGTCGATCCCGATACACTTGTCTTTGCCTATACCCCTGTTGAAGACCCGGCTGTCTATAAAACCGCATGGTCGGACTTTTTGACCCATCTGGAAAAGGAAACCGGTAAATCCGTCGTGTTCTTCCCGGTGCAGAACAATGCGGCACAGATTGAGGCCATGCGTTCCGGCCGCTTGCATATCGCGGGTTTCAACACCGGATCAAACCCATTGGCGGTGAACTGCGCAGGCTTCAATCCGTTTACCATCATGGCCTCCAAGGACGGCAATTTTGGCTATGAGATGGAAATCATCACATATCCGGGTTCCGGCATTGAAAAGGTCGAGGATATCAAGGGCAAGCAGCTGGCGTTTACCTCGCCCACGTCCAATTCCGGCTTCAAAGCGCCCTCGGCGATTTTGAAAGGCGATTTTGATCTGCTGCCTGATCGCGACTTTGAACCGGTCTATTCGGGCAAACATGACAACTCGATCCTGGGTGTCGCCAACAAGGACTATATGGCCGCTTCGATTGCAAACTCTGTCAAGGCACGGATGCTCAGCCGCGATGTGATCACCGAGGATCAGGTCAAGGTGATTTACAAATCACAGACATTCCCGACCACGGGCTTCGGTACGGCGCATAATCTGACGCCAGAGCTGAAGGACAAGATCCGCAACGCCTTCTTCAACTTTGAATGGGAAGGCACCACACTTCAGGCCGAATTCGAGAAATCGAACGAAGGTCAATTCCTGCCAATGACCTATCAGGAATTTTGGGAAGTGATCCGCAAGATCGACGCCGCAAATGGTGTCAGTTATTCTTGCGAATAAACCTTGATCGGGCGGGTCTGCGGGCCCGTCTTGATTCATGCAAATTCCTTTTACAATGATAATAATAGAGGCGGGGAAGCTTCATGCTGCGGCTTGAGAAACTTGTTAAGACCTATAAAACCGGCGATCAGGCGTTGCAGGCTGTTGATCTGGAAATCCCCGAGGGGCAGGTGCTGGCCCTGATTGGCCCCTCCGGTGCGGGCAAATCCACATTGATCCGCTGCATCAACCGCTTGGTGGAGCCGACATCGGGCAAGGTCTATCTGGGGGATGTGGAGCTGACCGGATTGTCCACAGGTGGTTTGCGCCGAGAGCGGCGCCGCATGGGCATGATTTTTCAGGAATATGCATTGGTTGAACGCCTGACGGTGATGGAAAATGTGCTGTCGGGGCGGCTGGGTTATGTTGGTTTCTGGCGCAGCTTCCTGCGGCGGTTTCCACAATCCGATGTGGATGAGGCGTTTCGGTTACTGGACCGTGTGGGGCTTGCCCATATGGCGGACAAACGGGCGGATGAACTGTCTGGCGGGCAACGCCAGCGTGTCGGAATCTGCCGCGCCTTGATCCAGAACCCGGCGCTGTTGTTGGTGGATGAACCCACCGCCTCGCTGGACCCCAAAACCTCACGCCAGATCATGCGCCTGATTTGCGAGCTCTGCAAAGAACGAGGCCTGGCGGCGATCATCAACATTCATGACGTGGCGCTGGCACAGATGTTTGTGCAGCGGGTCGTTGGGTTGCAACTGGGGGCAATTAAATTCGATGGCCCGCCAGAGGGGCTGACTCCGGAGGTATTGACCAGCATCTACGGCGAAGAAGACTGGGAAGCGACCATCGAAGACGTCGATGAGGATGAAGAAGAAATTGAGGTGGCGCTATGAGCGACACTGCTTTCGACGTGCAGACCAGAATCGGACAGCCGTGGAAAAAACCACCCTTTGTACGGCGCAGCTGGCTGCGCTGGACGCTGATCCTTGGGTTTATCGTTTATCTTATTGCCGCCTATCTGACCGTGGAGGTGAACTGGTCCCGGGTTTACGAAGGCTTGGAGCGGGGCAAGAAGTTCATTCTTGCATTTACCAGCCCTGACTTCACCTCGCGCTCTGGCGATATTTGGGAAGGTATGGTGGAAAGCATTGTGATGACCGTTGCCGCATCGGTTGTCGGTATTGCGATTTCGATTCCGATTGCGCTGGGTGCGGCGCGTAATGTGGCACCCTTGCCGATCTATCTGATCTGTCGCGGGATCATCGCTGTCAGCCGCGCCTTGCAGGAAATCATCGTGGCGATCCTGCTGGTGGCGATCTTTGGCTTTGGCCCCCTGGCCGGTTTCCTGACGCTTAGCTTTGCGACCATCGGTTTCCTGTCGAAACTGCTGGCAGAAGACATCGAAAGCATGGACCGCGTGCAGGCAGAGGCAATCAAAGCCTCAGGTGCGCGGTGGACACAATGGATCAACTATGGGGTGCAACCGCAAGTGATGCCACGGTTAATCGGCCTGAGCATCTATCGTCTGGACATCAATTTCCGCGAAAGCGCGATCCTGGGGCTGGTTGGTGCGGGCGGCATCGGGGCGACGTTGAACACGGCCTTTGACCGCTATGAATATGACACGGCAGCGGCGATCCTGTTGATCATCATCGGGATTGTGATGGCGCTGGAATACCTGTCAGGTGTTGTCAGGGCGAGGGTGCAATAATGCCGGTACAAGATACAAAAGGTCTAAAGATCTGGCAGCGCCGCACGGGTCGTGAAAGCCTGTTTCATTGGGCGCTCTGGCTGGTTGGTATCGCGATCTTCGCCTATTGCTGGCAGCAGATTTCCAAATCCACCACGTGGTTTTTCGTTTGGGATGCCCCGCGCATCGCCAGCGATATCTGGACCCGCGCCACACCGCCGAAATGGGAATATATCACCCAATTGGGCAAACCGATCTGGGATACGCTGAACATTGCGACATTGGGCACGATTTTTGCGCTGATCCTTGCGGTACCGGTTGCCTTCCTTGCTGCGCGCAACACCACGCCTTCGCGCTTTATCATCCGCCCCATTGCCCTGCTGATCATCGTCTCGACCCGCTCGATCAATTCCCTGATCTGGGCGCTGTTGCTGATTGCCATCATCGGGCCGGGGGTGTTTGCCGGGGTGATCGCAATTGCGATCCGCTCCATCGGGTTCTGCGCCAAACTGCTGTATGAAGCGATTGAGGAAATTGACGAAACCCAGGTCGAGGCGATCACCGCAACCGGCGCCTCGCGCTGGCAGGTCATGGCCTATGGCATTGTGCCACAGATCCTGCCCGCATTTGCCGGCATTGCCGTGTTCCGCTGGGACATCAACATCCGCGAAAGCACCGTTCTTGGTCTGGTCGGGGCAGGTGGCATCGGTTTGCAGCTGTCGTCTTCGTTGAACGTCTTGGCATGGCCGCAGGTGTCGCTGATCCTCTTGGTCATTCTGGCGGCTGTTGTGATCTCTGAATGGGTTTCCGCCAAAGTGCGCGGCGCGATCATTTGAGTAGGCCGGACAGTTGAACACTAACGACGCATTTGCCGCCTATGAAAACGTGCGTCATCGCCTGCCTAAGGTGCAGCGGACAGCGGCCTGTCACCATTTGCCCGATCTTGATGCTCTGGCGGATGACATCGACACGTTTCTGCTGGACGCATTTGGCGTTCTGAACATTGGTGAAACCGCAATAGCCGGTGTGCCCGAAAGGGTTGCAGGGCTGCAAAGGGCAGGCAAGCGGGTCATGGTTGTGTCCAATGCCGCCGGCTATCCCCATGCGGATCTGATGGCAAAATATACGCGCCTTGGCTATGATTTTGCGCCTGAGGACGTGATCACCAGCCGCAAGACCATTCTGCATGGCCTTGGTCGGGAACCCGCCCGACAATGGGGGTTGATGGCGAACGAAAGCCTTGGCCGGGGGGATCTGCAGCATCTCGACATCACCTATCTGGCTGACAATCCACAGGTCTATGATGCGGCAGAAGCGTTTTTATTGCTGGGCAGTGCGGTCTGGACCGAAGAACGCCAACAGCTGTTGGAAGGCACACTGCGGCGCAATCCACGGCCCGTCTATGTCGGCAACCCCGATATCGTCGCGCCGCGCGAAACCAGCTTTTCGACCGAACCGGGCCATTTTGCGCATCGTCTTGCGGATGCTACCGGCGTTGCGGTCACCTTCTTTGGTAAACCCTTCGGCAATATTTTTGATCTGGCTTTTGCGCAGCTTGGTCCTTTCGATCCCGCCCGCACGGTGATGGTGGGTGACAGTTTGCATACGGATATTCTGGGCGGGCAGGCGGCGGGGATCAAAACCGCGCTGATCGCCGGCTACGGGTTTTTCGGTGGGAAGGACGTGCATGGGCCAATTGCCAGTTCCGGCGTCCAACCGGATTTCATTTTGCAGCGCCCTTGAAAACCCGCCGCGCAGCTCTCTAGTATCATTGGATAAACACAAGGTATCCCCAGTTTGAACGAACCACATCTGATCGGATTTTTACTGAACATCGCGGGTGCTGCGGCCTTGCTGATCTGGGCTGTGCGTCTGGTGCGGACCGGTGTCGAGCGTGGTTTTGCTAACCAGCTGCGGACCTGGCTGCGCCATTCTGCCAGCAATCGGTTGCTGGCCGCAGGTTCGGGCCTCGGAGCGGCGGTGTTTTTGCAAAGCTCCACCGCCGTTGCGGTTCTGGCATCGAACTTCGTCGCGAAAGGTGGGCTGAGCGCGGCGACGGCCCTTGCCATTCTGCTGGGTGCGGATGTCGGATCGGCCCTGGTGTCGCAACTGCTGTTGGTGCGGCAATCGTTTTTCATCCCGTTGCTGCTGTTGCTTGGCGTCTCATTGTTCCTGCGGTCGAGCAATGACAGTCTGCGTCAGGTCGGGCGGATTTTGATCGGGCTGGCCCTGATCTTTGTATCGCTGGACATGATCCGTGCGGCGACCGGTCCGATGGTTGAAAACCCCGGTACCCTGATGGTGATGGAATATCTGGGCCGCGACCTGTTGACCGCCTTTGTGATCGGCGCGGCTTTTGCATGGATCGTGCATTCCAGCGTTGCCGCTGTGTTGTTATTTGTCACATTGGTCGGGCAGGGGATCCTGCCGACCACCGCCGCTGCGGCGATGATCCTTGGGGCCAATCTGGGCGGTGCCTGTATTGCCTATGTGCTGACCCTCTCTGCCCCCGCTGCAGCACGTCATATGGTTGTGGGCAACCTTGTTCTGCGCGGTGGCGGTGCCTTGATTGCCTCTGTTCTGATTGCTGTGCAGCCTGCGCTTTTGTCCTATCTGGGCGCTGATCCTGCACGGCAGGCGATCAATCTGCACCTTGCGTTTAACATCGTCATCGCCGTTCTGGCTTTGCCGTTTGTTGGCAGCATCACCCGAATGATTGCCGCGGTGATGACGGATAAATCACCTGTTGGGCTGAACCTTGAGGCCGCCAGCGCTCTTGATCCTGCCGCCCTGTCGCGCCCCAGCCGGGGTCTTGATTGCGCGGCACGCGAATTGCTGGATATGGGGCAACGCATCGAAAAGATGCTGATTGCGGTAGAGCCGTTATATGACAATTGGAACAGCCTTGAGGCACAAGCGATTGAGGAGCAGGACCGGATCATCAAGAAGATGCACCTTGAGGTGAAACTTTATCTTGCAAAAATTGCCCAGCAGGGGCTGAACGAGGAATTAAGCCGCCGCTCGATGGATCTTGCGTCGATTTCGACCAGCCTTGATGCCGCTTCTGATGCGATCAGCCGGGTTATGCTGGAACTGACCCAACGCATGCATGCGCAGGGT
This DNA window, taken from Sulfitobacter pacificus, encodes the following:
- the phnD gene encoding phosphate/phosphite/phosphonate ABC transporter substrate-binding protein → MKLMNSLLSGAALAFTMSLAGPAAAQECARGDLDERYCDINGDLIADTPTDPAELVDPDTLVFAYTPVEDPAVYKTAWSDFLTHLEKETGKSVVFFPVQNNAAQIEAMRSGRLHIAGFNTGSNPLAVNCAGFNPFTIMASKDGNFGYEMEIITYPGSGIEKVEDIKGKQLAFTSPTSNSGFKAPSAILKGDFDLLPDRDFEPVYSGKHDNSILGVANKDYMAASIANSVKARMLSRDVITEDQVKVIYKSQTFPTTGFGTAHNLTPELKDKIRNAFFNFEWEGTTLQAEFEKSNEGQFLPMTYQEFWEVIRKIDAANGVSYSCE
- the phnC gene encoding phosphonate ABC transporter ATP-binding protein: MLRLEKLVKTYKTGDQALQAVDLEIPEGQVLALIGPSGAGKSTLIRCINRLVEPTSGKVYLGDVELTGLSTGGLRRERRRMGMIFQEYALVERLTVMENVLSGRLGYVGFWRSFLRRFPQSDVDEAFRLLDRVGLAHMADKRADELSGGQRQRVGICRALIQNPALLLVDEPTASLDPKTSRQIMRLICELCKERGLAAIINIHDVALAQMFVQRVVGLQLGAIKFDGPPEGLTPEVLTSIYGEEDWEATIEDVDEDEEEIEVAL
- the phnE gene encoding phosphonate ABC transporter, permease protein PhnE yields the protein MSDTAFDVQTRIGQPWKKPPFVRRSWLRWTLILGFIVYLIAAYLTVEVNWSRVYEGLERGKKFILAFTSPDFTSRSGDIWEGMVESIVMTVAASVVGIAISIPIALGAARNVAPLPIYLICRGIIAVSRALQEIIVAILLVAIFGFGPLAGFLTLSFATIGFLSKLLAEDIESMDRVQAEAIKASGARWTQWINYGVQPQVMPRLIGLSIYRLDINFRESAILGLVGAGGIGATLNTAFDRYEYDTAAAILLIIIGIVMALEYLSGVVRARVQ
- the phnE gene encoding phosphonate ABC transporter, permease protein PhnE, with the translated sequence MPVQDTKGLKIWQRRTGRESLFHWALWLVGIAIFAYCWQQISKSTTWFFVWDAPRIASDIWTRATPPKWEYITQLGKPIWDTLNIATLGTIFALILAVPVAFLAARNTTPSRFIIRPIALLIIVSTRSINSLIWALLLIAIIGPGVFAGVIAIAIRSIGFCAKLLYEAIEEIDETQVEAITATGASRWQVMAYGIVPQILPAFAGIAVFRWDINIRESTVLGLVGAGGIGLQLSSSLNVLAWPQVSLILLVILAAVVISEWVSAKVRGAII
- a CDS encoding HAD-IIA family hydrolase translates to MNTNDAFAAYENVRHRLPKVQRTAACHHLPDLDALADDIDTFLLDAFGVLNIGETAIAGVPERVAGLQRAGKRVMVVSNAAGYPHADLMAKYTRLGYDFAPEDVITSRKTILHGLGREPARQWGLMANESLGRGDLQHLDITYLADNPQVYDAAEAFLLLGSAVWTEERQQLLEGTLRRNPRPVYVGNPDIVAPRETSFSTEPGHFAHRLADATGVAVTFFGKPFGNIFDLAFAQLGPFDPARTVMVGDSLHTDILGGQAAGIKTALIAGYGFFGGKDVHGPIASSGVQPDFILQRP
- a CDS encoding Na/Pi cotransporter family protein, yielding MNEPHLIGFLLNIAGAAALLIWAVRLVRTGVERGFANQLRTWLRHSASNRLLAAGSGLGAAVFLQSSTAVAVLASNFVAKGGLSAATALAILLGADVGSALVSQLLLVRQSFFIPLLLLLGVSLFLRSSNDSLRQVGRILIGLALIFVSLDMIRAATGPMVENPGTLMVMEYLGRDLLTAFVIGAAFAWIVHSSVAAVLLFVTLVGQGILPTTAAAAMILGANLGGACIAYVLTLSAPAAARHMVVGNLVLRGGGALIASVLIAVQPALLSYLGADPARQAINLHLAFNIVIAVLALPFVGSITRMIAAVMTDKSPVGLNLEAASALDPAALSRPSRGLDCAARELLDMGQRIEKMLIAVEPLYDNWNSLEAQAIEEQDRIIKKMHLEVKLYLAKIAQQGLNEELSRRSMDLASISTSLDAASDAISRVMLELTQRMHAQGVSFSPKGREEIGDFADRVLGNVQLALNVMMNQNPAEARELVAAKEKVRRVEQKLQRHHLERLREGLVESIETSNIHQETLRALKQINTSFSMVGYPILAKSGDLLKSRLT